A single window of Nocardia sp. NBC_01327 DNA harbors:
- a CDS encoding AAA domain-containing protein, translated as MAMIDARRVAVVIRDRDGITFEDKTAEIADYRIDGRWVHVTYGRNANYRYGSERVYIAGSPRRLTLDPYTEMLVDGEVRDSAGGAYHFDTPDGGWWHIFSRGGSCVVGRTGQVEVVRNDAAHPESAAVLGYWRALAALLPAEGRLLRQGLEQLTFVHGDSILHRFLTRGRLAQRKDTPVPRIYPFHTNLSQRDAIDNALRFPISAIDGPPGTGKTQTILNLIANILLDESMTVAVVSSNNAAVDNVREKLDDVGIGYVVANLGRSEKRKQFLSDQSQTTRNNLVTQLLATAGASSASVKELAALDRQLWSLQATQGQLAQRRSERNAYDLEREHFMTYFDRQSLPDPELLPMLGWGADKLLDYIADTDPELARAGALPELLDRITHWIRYRSMRAVDATDVEVVLRLQRRYFDKKIAELDHEIGRLESSLDSAKFEQLTDRHRERSLQWLTDRLRHRYTQHSPGTYNHNYLDQWRRFSRDYPVVLSTCHSLQRSIGTGRMLDYLIIDEASQVNLLEAAAVLACCKNLIVVGDLKQLAHIPGLEQNDCPPAPLPVYDFHRHSILSALIELYGQALPRTMLREHYRCDPDIIGFCNKKFYDDELIAFTTSTPGWQSMIVARTVPGNHMRRHDTGSRSNQREIDVIEHEVLPQYCAGFAPADVGVTTPYRKQVSKVTDALVDAIEADTIHRFQGREKDVIVMTTVLDERSSNHDDKYGLGFLDDPQMVNVAVSRAKKRFVLVTNHDMLPRSRNLRDLIGYIGYRNPGSGVFDSSIVSVFDLLYQDYSARLRPLMARIQRRSRFLSEDIIATVLEGLLQEQNYRGLAVRTEVLVRNLLPDLSNLTAAESRYVNNRAKFDFVVFNRVTNRWSFAIEVDGFEYHENNPTQLANDALKNNICVKYRIPLLRLPTTGSEEIPRIRAALDKVQGPGFRIGGLV; from the coding sequence ATGGCAATGATCGATGCGCGTCGAGTCGCTGTCGTCATCCGCGATCGTGACGGGATTACGTTCGAGGACAAGACTGCCGAGATAGCGGACTACCGCATCGATGGTCGTTGGGTCCATGTCACATACGGACGCAATGCCAACTACCGTTACGGCAGTGAGCGGGTATATATCGCGGGCAGTCCGCGACGGCTGACGCTGGACCCGTACACCGAGATGCTTGTCGATGGCGAGGTCCGCGACAGTGCCGGTGGCGCTTACCATTTCGACACTCCAGACGGTGGGTGGTGGCACATCTTCTCGCGTGGCGGGAGCTGCGTTGTGGGCCGGACCGGCCAGGTCGAGGTGGTTCGCAACGATGCTGCCCATCCTGAATCGGCTGCGGTACTGGGGTATTGGCGCGCGCTGGCGGCGCTGCTTCCTGCCGAGGGCCGGTTGCTGCGACAGGGACTCGAACAACTCACCTTCGTGCATGGCGATAGCATTCTGCACCGATTCCTCACCCGCGGGCGCCTCGCGCAGCGCAAAGACACCCCGGTACCGCGCATCTATCCGTTTCACACGAATCTCAGTCAACGCGACGCGATCGACAATGCGCTGCGGTTCCCGATATCGGCGATCGACGGGCCGCCAGGTACCGGCAAGACGCAGACCATCCTCAACCTGATCGCCAACATTCTGCTCGATGAGTCCATGACCGTTGCGGTCGTATCCTCCAACAACGCCGCGGTCGACAATGTGCGCGAAAAGCTCGATGACGTCGGGATCGGGTATGTCGTGGCCAATCTGGGCCGATCGGAGAAGAGGAAGCAGTTTCTCAGCGATCAGTCACAAACGACAAGGAACAACCTCGTCACACAGCTCCTCGCTACGGCCGGAGCGTCCTCCGCCTCTGTCAAAGAGCTTGCCGCACTAGACCGTCAGCTGTGGAGCCTGCAAGCCACTCAGGGGCAGCTTGCACAGCGGCGATCGGAACGCAACGCCTACGATCTCGAGCGCGAACACTTCATGACCTACTTCGATCGGCAATCGCTGCCGGATCCAGAGCTGCTGCCGATGCTGGGATGGGGCGCGGACAAGCTACTGGACTATATCGCGGACACCGATCCGGAGCTGGCACGCGCCGGTGCGTTACCCGAGCTGCTCGACCGGATAACTCATTGGATCAGGTACCGCTCGATGCGCGCGGTCGACGCCACCGACGTCGAAGTAGTCCTGCGGCTACAACGGCGCTACTTCGACAAGAAGATCGCCGAGCTCGACCACGAGATCGGCCGGCTCGAAAGCTCCCTCGACTCTGCGAAATTCGAGCAGCTGACCGACCGGCACCGTGAGCGGTCGTTGCAGTGGCTCACCGACCGCTTACGCCACCGCTACACCCAGCACTCGCCGGGAACGTACAATCACAACTACCTGGACCAGTGGCGGAGGTTCAGTCGCGACTACCCGGTCGTTCTCAGCACATGTCATTCCCTGCAACGCAGTATCGGCACCGGCCGGATGCTCGACTACCTCATCATCGATGAAGCCTCGCAGGTGAATCTCCTCGAAGCCGCTGCCGTGCTGGCCTGTTGCAAGAACCTGATTGTGGTGGGAGATCTCAAGCAGCTGGCCCACATTCCGGGGCTGGAGCAAAATGATTGCCCGCCAGCACCATTGCCAGTGTACGACTTCCACCGTCACAGCATCTTGTCCGCGCTGATCGAGCTGTACGGTCAGGCGCTGCCGCGCACGATGCTGCGTGAGCACTACCGTTGCGATCCCGATATCATCGGATTCTGCAACAAGAAGTTCTACGACGACGAACTGATCGCCTTCACTACCAGCACGCCGGGCTGGCAATCGATGATCGTCGCGCGCACCGTCCCGGGCAACCATATGCGCCGCCACGATACCGGAAGTCGTTCCAATCAACGAGAAATCGATGTGATCGAACACGAAGTCCTCCCGCAGTATTGCGCTGGCTTCGCTCCCGCGGACGTCGGCGTCACCACTCCCTATCGCAAGCAGGTCAGTAAGGTCACAGACGCGCTCGTCGACGCCATCGAGGCCGACACGATCCACCGGTTCCAAGGCCGGGAAAAGGATGTGATCGTGATGACGACCGTCCTCGACGAAAGATCTTCGAATCACGACGACAAGTACGGGCTCGGATTTCTCGACGACCCACAGATGGTCAATGTCGCTGTGTCACGGGCAAAGAAGCGGTTCGTACTCGTGACCAACCACGACATGCTGCCCCGCAGTCGAAACCTGCGCGATCTGATCGGTTACATCGGTTACCGGAACCCGGGTAGCGGGGTTTTCGACAGCTCGATCGTCTCGGTGTTCGATCTGCTCTACCAGGACTACTCTGCGCGTCTCAGACCCCTGATGGCCCGGATACAGCGGCGCTCAAGGTTCTTGTCCGAAGACATCATCGCGACTGTTCTGGAAGGTCTTCTACAGGAACAGAATTACCGAGGTCTGGCTGTCAGGACCGAGGTACTGGTGCGGAATCTGCTGCCCGACCTCAGCAATCTTACGGCGGCCGAGTCGCGGTATGTGAACAACCGCGCAAAGTTCGATTTCGTCGTATTCAACCGTGTCACCAACCGATGGTCTTTCGCGATCGAAGTCGACGGGTTCGAATACCATGAAAACAACCCCACCCAGCTGGCAAACGATGCGTTGAAGAACAATATCTGCGTGAAGTACCGCATCCCACTACTGCGCCTACCCACCACCGGAAGCGAGGAAATCCCGCGTATTCGGGCCGCTCTCGACAAGGTCCAGGGCCCCGGCTTCAGGATCGGTGGTTTGGTGTGA
- a CDS encoding protein phosphatase 2C domain-containing protein, translating into MARLATHHKEGRDPNENDDRAVGGTCSRFALADGASTSARAEEWAEILVYAYVIKGVDILDPIVLETLRSDWRRRVHAGDLPWYALAKLQLGGAATFVGVDIDSDEQRYRAFAIGDACLLHIRRGRVITTGPLQHPRQFGRTPPLITTQVRDNSHQAALWEHGDGYARGDQLVLASDGLAKYLLEQHCNGATIDLAAIPDNDNEFREWVADARRAGMDNDDTTICLVQL; encoded by the coding sequence GTGGCGCGCCTTGCGACTCACCACAAAGAGGGGCGCGACCCTAACGAGAACGACGATCGTGCGGTCGGGGGAACATGTTCGCGTTTCGCACTCGCGGACGGTGCGTCGACCTCCGCGCGTGCTGAGGAGTGGGCGGAGATTCTGGTGTACGCCTATGTGATCAAGGGCGTGGACATTCTCGATCCCATCGTCCTGGAAACGCTCAGATCCGACTGGCGGCGCCGGGTACACGCCGGTGATCTTCCCTGGTATGCGTTGGCGAAGCTTCAGCTTGGTGGTGCCGCAACGTTCGTCGGGGTCGATATCGACTCCGACGAGCAGCGGTACCGTGCTTTCGCTATAGGTGACGCTTGCCTGCTACATATACGTCGCGGACGAGTGATCACGACGGGTCCCCTGCAGCATCCGCGCCAATTCGGTCGTACTCCACCGTTGATTACTACGCAGGTGCGGGATAATTCTCACCAGGCGGCGCTCTGGGAGCATGGGGACGGCTACGCGCGTGGCGATCAGCTCGTGCTCGCCTCCGACGGGCTCGCCAAGTACTTGCTGGAACAGCATTGCAATGGCGCCACGATTGACCTGGCCGCGATCCCCGACAACGACAACGAGTTCCGGGAATGGGTGGCGGACGCACGCCGCGCTGGCATGGACAACGATGACACCACGATCTGCCTGGTGCAGCTATGA